The window AATGGGTGCTGGTCCAGGGCGTGATCGGCGCGCGCACCAAGTCCGAAGTGTCGAACATAGCGACGGACCGGCTGCTGGGGCGATACGGTTCGTGGGAGGCAGTGGCCGATGCGCCGCTCGATGAACTGCAGGCCAAACTGGCAACGCAGACCTATCCCAACATTGCGGCAGAGCGGCTCAAGGCGAGCCTGACCGCGCTCGTGGCCCTGCGGGGAGCCGTGGACCTCTCGCACCTCGCCGAGATGGATACGGGCGCCGCGATGCGCTGGCTGGAACAGCTGCCCGGCATCGGTCGCAAGATTGCGGCGGGAGTCATGAACGCCTCCACGCTGGACCGCCGCGCGATCGTGCTCGACGGGCATCACACCCGTATCCTCCAGCGGATGGGCCTCGTGCCGGCCAAGGCAACGACCGACCGAGCTTTCGATGCGATCATGCCCGCGATGCCGGACGAATGGAGCGCCGCCGATTACGACGAGCACCACCTGCTGATGAAGAAGCTGGGGCAGACCTGGTGCCGCCCCGCCTCGGTTGAATGCGGAACCTGCCCCGCGCTCGCTTTGTGCGAGACAGGAACCAAGCGTTCTAGACGCTGAGCGTCAGCCTTCGCCTTCCTTGTCGGCAAGGCGGTAGGGAACGAAATCATCGAGGAAGATGAAGCCGGTGTACATGTCCGAGAAGCGGTCGCGCGTGGTGATCTGGTCGCTGCGGCACAGCTGCGAACCGCTGAACTTCCGGATCACCATGTAGTCGCTGTCGTCGATCGCGTCGGGGGTCTTGGTGTAGTTCACCCAGATCGTGTTGCCCGACTTGTAGACCAGCGCGGTCTCGTCGATCCGCGTCAGCGGACGCGAACCGATCATCGTGATGCAGCTTTCCGGCTTACCCGCAACGCGGCCTTCGAGCATCTTGGCGAGCTTGGCCTCGCCCTTGGTCATCTCGGCCTGTTCTTCGGCGTGAGCGACGGGGGCGGCCAGCAGGCCGAGGGCGGCGGAAGCAAGAGCAAGGCGTCTGATCATCGCGAGTCTCCTTGAAGGATATAACCTTGTATCATGGCCTAAATGAACCGGCGATGAGTCGAGCCCTGGCAGCGCTCAGCCGGTGCCGCCTACCGTGATCCCGTCGATCAGCAGGCTGGGCTGGCCGACGCCGGCAGGCACGCTCTGCCCGCCCTTGCCGCACATGCCTACGCCTTGGTCGAGCGCCATGTCGTTGCCGATGCCCTTCACGCGCGTCAGCACGCTGGGCCCGTCGCCGATCAGCGTCGCGCCCTTGATCGGGGCGACGACCTTGCCCTTCTCGACCTTGTAGGCTTCCGTGCAGGCGAAGACGAACTTCCCGCTGGTGATGTCGACTTGGCCGCCGCCGAAGCTGGTGGCATAGATGCCGTCTTCCACCCGGCTCAGCAGTTCTTCAGGATCGTCCTGCCCGCCCTGCATGAAGGTATTGGTCATGCGCACCATCGGCGCGTGCTGGTAGCTTTCGCGGCGACCGTTGCCGGTCGGCTCGGCGCCCATCAGCCGCGCATTGAGGCGGTCTTGCATGTAGCCCTTCAGGATGCCGTCCTCGATCAGCACCGTTTCGCGCGTGGGCGTGCCCTCGTCGTCGATGGTGAGCGAGCCGCGCCGGTCGGCGAGCGAACCGTCATCGATTACCGTCACGCCGGGCGAGGCCACGCGTTCGCCGATGCGGCCCGAAAACGCGCTGGTGCCCTTGCGGTTGAAATCGCCTTCAAGCCCGTGGCCGACTGCCTCGTGCAGCAGCACGCCGCACCAGCCGGGGCCGAGCAGGACGGTCTTCTCGCCCGCCGGGGCGGCAATGCTTTCGAGGTTCACCAGCGCCTGGCGCACTGCCTCGTCGATGGCGTACATCCACGCGCCCTCGTCGAACAGGCGGTCGTAGAGATGGCGTCCGCCGAAGCCGTAAGAGCCCGTTTCGCGCCGCCCGTTCTGTTCG of the Qipengyuania gaetbuli genome contains:
- a CDS encoding endonuclease III domain-containing protein, which produces MQLDLGPDPRTETLRRLQALLVQRFGRIERAAAEWRKPEWVLVQGVIGARTKSEVSNIATDRLLGRYGSWEAVADAPLDELQAKLATQTYPNIAAERLKASLTALVALRGAVDLSHLAEMDTGAAMRWLEQLPGIGRKIAAGVMNASTLDRRAIVLDGHHTRILQRMGLVPAKATTDRAFDAIMPAMPDEWSAADYDEHHLLMKKLGQTWCRPASVECGTCPALALCETGTKRSRR
- the tldD gene encoding metalloprotease TldD, which produces MTQANDPHALLYGTKLDPADAQRLTRQLLSSCDDGELYLQFIASEAFGFDDGRLKTADYSRDSGFGLRGVSGEMTGFAHANEISAAAIARAGETLKLLDATKNPLAAPPERTNRHLYTDACPLDLVPFAEKVALLEKIDSVARAKDPRVAQVSASLAASWSVVEIVRPDGHVARDIRPLVRLNVSVVAEQNGRRETGSYGFGGRHLYDRLFDEGAWMYAIDEAVRQALVNLESIAAPAGEKTVLLGPGWCGVLLHEAVGHGLEGDFNRKGTSAFSGRIGERVASPGVTVIDDGSLADRRGSLTIDDEGTPTRETVLIEDGILKGYMQDRLNARLMGAEPTGNGRRESYQHAPMVRMTNTFMQGGQDDPEELLSRVEDGIYATSFGGGQVDITSGKFVFACTEAYKVEKGKVVAPIKGATLIGDGPSVLTRVKGIGNDMALDQGVGMCGKGGQSVPAGVGQPSLLIDGITVGGTG